Proteins from a single region of Seriola aureovittata isolate HTS-2021-v1 ecotype China chromosome 9, ASM2101889v1, whole genome shotgun sequence:
- the apobec2b gene encoding C->U-editing enzyme APOBEC-2b, protein MADRNSRLSAKKKEKKVETKTNDEKDKEKDKGKEKNAKKPDKVVKKPEETPEQPKTEEEKRNGESGGATGTEAGNSEENGEFEPIELPPFEIVTGEQMSPFYFKFQFRNVEYSSGRNKTLLCFRVDTAGGSTEPLKGYMEDEHATAHAEEAFFQQVLPNSSQEHEITWYVSSSPCVACAAKLTGILQQRKKLRLCIFCSRLFEWEQPEIVEGLRALASAGCKLRMMKPSDFVHVWETYVEKEDQSFSPWEDCQENYEYYVEKLADILK, encoded by the exons ATGGCTGACAGAAACAGCCGGCTCAGTGctaagaagaaagagaagaaggtagaaaccaaaacaaatgatGAGAAGGACAAAGAAAAGGATAAGGGGAAGGAGAAAAATGCGAAAAAGCCTGACAAAGTTGTGAAGAAGCCAGAGGAGACCCCCGAGCAGCCCAAGAcggaagaagagaagaggaatgGGGAAAGTGGAGGGGCAACAGGAACGGAGGCGGGGAACAGTGAAGAAAATGGAGAGTTTGAGCCCATTGAGCTGCCACCGTTTGAAATTGTGACAGG GGAACAGATGAGCCCGTTTTACTTCAAGTTTCAGTTCAGGAACGTGGAGTACTCATCAGGGAGGAACAAAACCCTACTGTGCTTCAGAGTGGATACAGCAGGAGGCAGCACAGAGCCTCTGAAAGGTTATATGGAGGATGAACATGCCACAGCTCATGCTGAAGAGGCCTTCTTTCAACAG GTGCTCCCTAACTCTTCCCAGGAGCATGAAATCACATGGTATGTATCATCCAGTCCCTGTGTGGCCTGTGCAGCCAAGCTGACCGGCATCCTCCAGCAGCGCAAAAAGCTCCGTCTCTGCATATTCTGCTCCCGTCTCTTTGAGTGGGAGCAGCCGGAGATAGTAGAAGGGCTCCGGGCTCTGGCCAGTGCCGGCTGCAAACTGCGGATGATGAAGCCTTCTGACTTCGTGCATGTTTGGGAGACATATGTGGAGAAGGAGGACCAGAGCTTCTCGCCCTGGGAAGATTGTCAGGAGAACTACGAGTACTATGTTGAGAAACTGGCTGATATCCTCAAGTAG
- the LOC130174419 gene encoding carcinoembryonic antigen-related cell adhesion molecule 5 isoform X2 — MTQLRNTASIGAAQWKMYLIKVFCVIYFTAVCAAQDPEDATEVYRSSFPTTVVPEMMPATTVYKPAIPSLQQQSAWLEVFPSEKVELSCVSGSSDLIITWYKNQELLQDADPNVSISADGSVLTITAATQMAGSYICKVHHKTKGGTHSSSNSLEVKVYANNPKLTMERTPSLDKMYPGESVTFTCSVKEASGWEYLWSHNGSEIQAQSTSTYVINTIDHSNNGQYHCKAKRGKDPFYTEEGKTSLQVSDPPAPSLTLESTWRDVFEDELVLLKCGVGDSTWKYIFYKNEQQLSHDSLREQDSDEDGLYLNITSVTQADKGEYACKAQHNSRKAISGFSNRINIMVYENTPEPTVSKDPDFNPMYVGETVNFTCNVAVASGWSYWWYKDGNDLSPPTTSKTISIPLSLSDGGEYSCQATRSGKTSTNVSAEISQEVREIPVPSLKNLTQWLDVFPTESVKLSCRMAEGTGWKHTWYKDGQKVQADNTVSFDSDGATLSISAASVKHAGKYTCMGHLQDRSVRSSPSSELTLTVYDKKPSVTLTQDPEYKVMFPEESVSFSCHINVSTGWEYLWYKDATEIGVSEKMYSINSVKTLNGGSYRCKAKRGRNQVFVSDSSQEIHLKVQAQKPKTLMTRDPDVNKVYAGELVSFKCKVPVSSGWEYQLVKNGKELSYNSGFTIHKASSSDSGTYECKAKRDKSTYYAEHSGTWNLQIVEIPVPSLKMMTPWLDVFPSESVKLGCRMDGSSDWTYIWSKDGQKQPSDNSLSFDSDQRTLSISSASASHRGQYTCSAKLKSRSVFSTNSSGLTLRVYDTKPRVTLMQHPEHDVMHTEDSVSFSCHINVSSGWEYLWYKDGTPLAESENSHNISSVVTANTGSYSCQVKRGTNEVFQSDQSQAVRLNVNERPQAHIILLTGWSEVFATDSLVLKCEVRESKDMWNYT, encoded by the exons ATGACTCAACTCCGCAACACTGCATCTATAGGTGCAGCTCAATGGAAAATGTATCTTATCAAGGTCTTCTGTGTGATAT atttcactgctgtttgtgcAGCTCAGGATCCTGAAGATG CCACTGAAGTGTACAGAAGCAGCTTTCCAACCACTGTTGTGCCAGAAATGATGCCGGCGACAACTGTTTATA AGCCTGCCATACCATCTCTGCAGCAACAGTCAGCCTGGTTGGAAGTGTTTCCCTCTGAGAAAGTGGAGCTCAGCTGTGTCAGTGGCAGCTCTGACCTGATCATCACCTGGTACAAAAATCAAGAACTACTACAAGATGCAGATCCAAACGTGTCTATATCTGCTGACGGGTCAGTCCTCACAATCACTGCGGCAACACAAATGGCAGGAAGTTACATCTGTAAAGTTCATCACAAAACAAAGGGCGGTACCCATTCAAGTAGCAACTCACTTGAAGTCAAAGTTTATG CAAACAACCCCAAGCTGACTATGGAGCGAACACCAAGCTTGGACAAGATGTACCCCGGAGAGTCTGTCACCTTCACATGCAGTGTCAAGGAGGCCTCTGGATGGGAATATCTGTGGTCCCATAATGGCAGTGAAATTCAAGCACAAAGTACTTCTACTTATGTAATAAATACTATAGATCATTCTAACAACGGACAGTACCACTGCAAAGCCAAGAGAGGCAAAGACCCATTCTACACAGAGGAGGGTAAAAcatctctgcaggtctctg ACCCGCCTGCACCTTCTCTGACACTGGAGAGTACCTGGAGGGATGTTTTCGAAGATGAGCTTGTGTTGTTAAAGTGTGGGGTTGGCGACTCTACCTGGAAGTACATCTTTTACAAAAATGAACAGCAGCTCTCGCATGACTCGCTGAGAGAGCAGGACTCGGATGAAGATGGATTATATCTCAATATCACTTCGGTCACTCAGGCTGATAAAGGAGAGTATGCCTGCAAAGCTCAGCATAATTCCAGGAAAGCCATCTCTGGATTCAGCAACAGAATTAACATCATGGTTTATG AAAACACACCAGAACCGACAGTGAGCAAGGACCCTGATTTTAACCCGATGTATGTTGGAGAAACGGTGAACTTCACCTGCAATGTTGCCGTGGCCTCTGGCTGGAGCTATTGGTGGTACAAAGATGGAAATGACCTCTCACCACCTACCACCAGCAAAACCATCAGCATTCCTCTTAGTCTTTCTGATGGGGGGGAATACTCGTGCCAGGCTACCAGGagtggaaaaacatcaacaaacgtCAGTGCTGAAATATCACAGGAAGTTCGTG AAATTCCTGTACCATCTTTGAAGAACCTGACCCAGTGGTTGGATGTGTTCCCCACTGAGAGTGTGAAGTTGAGCTGTAGGATGGCTGAAGGCACTGGCTGGAAACATACATGGTACAAAGACGGACAAAAGGTTCAGGCTGATAATACTGTGTCTTTTGACTCGGATGGAGCAACTCTTTCCATCAGCGCTGCTTCAGTTAAACATGCAGGAAAATATACCTGTATGGGACACCTCCAGGACAGGTCTGTCCGCAGCAGCCCAAGTTCTGAACTTACTCTCACAGTGTATG ATAAGAAACCCAgtgtcacactgacacaggaTCCAGAGTACAAGGTGATGTTCCCTGAGGAATCAGTCTCCTTCAGCTGTCACATCAATGTCTCCACTGGATGGGAGTACCTGTGGTATAAAGATGCCACTGAAATTGGTGTAtctgaaaaaatgtattcaatcaACTCTGTTAAGACATTAAATGGAGGATCATATAGATGCAAAGCAAAAAGAGGCAGGAATCAAGTCTTTGTCAGTGATTCTAGTCAGGAAATACACCTTAAAGTCCAAG CACAAAAGCCGAAGACCTTGATGACTCGAGATCCAGACGTTAACAAGGTGTATGCTGGAGAGTTAGTGTCCTTCAAATGTAAAGTTCCAGTCTCGTCTGGTTGGGAATATCAGTTGgtcaaaaatggaaaagaacTTTCTTACAACAGTGGCTTTACAATCCATAAAGCTAGTTCATCAGATAGTGGGACTTATGAGTGCAAGGCCAAAAGAGACAAATCAACGTACTATGCCGAGCATAGTGGTACATGGAACTTACAAATAGTTG aaATTCCTGTTCCATCTTTGAAGATGATGACCCCGTGGTTGGATGTGTTCCCTTCTGAAAGTGTGAAGTTGGGCTGTAGGATGGATGGCAGCTCTGACTGGACGTATATATGGAGCAAAGATGGACAGAAGCAGCCTTCTGATAATTCTTTGTCATTTGACTCGGATCAAAGAACTCTTTCCATCAGTTCTGCTTCTGCCTCACACCGTGGACAATACACCTGCTCAGCGAAGCTCAAGAGCCGGTCTGTCTTCAGCACCAACAGTTCTGGACTAACACTCAGGGTTTATg ATACCAAACCCAGAGTCACACTGATGCAGCATCCCGAGCACGATGTGATGCACACTGAAGATTCAGTCTCCTTCAGCTGTCACATTAATGTCTCTTCTGGATGGGAGTACCTGTGGTACAAAGATGGGACTCCACTCGCCGAATCCGAAAACAGTCATAACATCAGTTCTGTTGTGACGGCAAACACGGGATCATATTCATGCCAAGTTAAAAGAGGAACAAATGAAGTCTTCCAGTCAGACCAGAGTCAGGCTGTCAGGCTCAACGTCAATG agcGCCCACAGGCTCACATAATCCTGTTAACTGGTTGGTCAGAGGTCTTTGCAACTGACAGCTTGGTGCTCAAATGTGAGGTGCGGGAAAGCAAGGACATGTGGAACTACACATG A
- the LOC130174419 gene encoding titin isoform X1 has product MTQLRNTASIGAAQWKMYLIKVFCVIYFTAVCAAQDPEDATEVYRSSFPTTVVPEMMPATTVYKPAIPSLQQQSAWLEVFPSEKVELSCVSGSSDLIITWYKNQELLQDADPNVSISADGSVLTITAATQMAGSYICKVHHKTKGGTHSSSNSLEVKVYANNPKLTMERTPSLDKMYPGESVTFTCSVKEASGWEYLWSHNGSEIQAQSTSTYVINTIDHSNNGQYHCKAKRGKDPFYTEEGKTSLQVSDPPAPSLTLESTWRDVFEDELVLLKCGVGDSTWKYIFYKNEQQLSHDSLREQDSDEDGLYLNITSVTQADKGEYACKAQHNSRKAISGFSNRINIMVYENTPEPTVSKDPDFNPMYVGETVNFTCNVAVASGWSYWWYKDGNDLSPPTTSKTISIPLSLSDGGEYSCQATRSGKTSTNVSAEISQEVREIPVPSLKNLTQWLDVFPTESVKLSCRMAEGTGWKHTWYKDGQKVQADNTVSFDSDGATLSISAASVKHAGKYTCMGHLQDRSVRSSPSSELTLTVYDKKPSVTLTQDPEYKVMFPEESVSFSCHINVSTGWEYLWYKDATEIGVSEKMYSINSVKTLNGGSYRCKAKRGRNQVFVSDSSQEIHLKVQAQKPKTLMTRDPDVNKVYAGELVSFKCKVPVSSGWEYQLVKNGKELSYNSGFTIHKASSSDSGTYECKAKRDKSTYYAEHSGTWNLQIVEIPVPSLKMMTPWLDVFPSESVKLGCRMDGSSDWTYIWSKDGQKQPSDNSLSFDSDQRTLSISSASASHRGQYTCSAKLKSRSVFSTNSSGLTLRVYDTKPRVTLMQHPEHDVMHTEDSVSFSCHINVSSGWEYLWYKDGTPLAESENSHNISSVVTANTGSYSCQVKRGTNEVFQSDQSQAVRLNVNERPQAHIILLTGWSEVFATDSLVLKCEVRESKDMWNYTWFKEGKQIDLLHLPEKHTVTPQNDPNQSLYTCYGVRNGRPSYSKRSDSFKTKSLLLKRRLLLAISGLLFFGLIAVFLGCIVLRVFRKPADDDDKPEEENLFLTMAQMKDRTDAPCPLVEYITDASLNEPCKEVDENGTSCSETTPLPITTQEDKAVTTESTEENNGGLVSFKQ; this is encoded by the exons ATGACTCAACTCCGCAACACTGCATCTATAGGTGCAGCTCAATGGAAAATGTATCTTATCAAGGTCTTCTGTGTGATAT atttcactgctgtttgtgcAGCTCAGGATCCTGAAGATG CCACTGAAGTGTACAGAAGCAGCTTTCCAACCACTGTTGTGCCAGAAATGATGCCGGCGACAACTGTTTATA AGCCTGCCATACCATCTCTGCAGCAACAGTCAGCCTGGTTGGAAGTGTTTCCCTCTGAGAAAGTGGAGCTCAGCTGTGTCAGTGGCAGCTCTGACCTGATCATCACCTGGTACAAAAATCAAGAACTACTACAAGATGCAGATCCAAACGTGTCTATATCTGCTGACGGGTCAGTCCTCACAATCACTGCGGCAACACAAATGGCAGGAAGTTACATCTGTAAAGTTCATCACAAAACAAAGGGCGGTACCCATTCAAGTAGCAACTCACTTGAAGTCAAAGTTTATG CAAACAACCCCAAGCTGACTATGGAGCGAACACCAAGCTTGGACAAGATGTACCCCGGAGAGTCTGTCACCTTCACATGCAGTGTCAAGGAGGCCTCTGGATGGGAATATCTGTGGTCCCATAATGGCAGTGAAATTCAAGCACAAAGTACTTCTACTTATGTAATAAATACTATAGATCATTCTAACAACGGACAGTACCACTGCAAAGCCAAGAGAGGCAAAGACCCATTCTACACAGAGGAGGGTAAAAcatctctgcaggtctctg ACCCGCCTGCACCTTCTCTGACACTGGAGAGTACCTGGAGGGATGTTTTCGAAGATGAGCTTGTGTTGTTAAAGTGTGGGGTTGGCGACTCTACCTGGAAGTACATCTTTTACAAAAATGAACAGCAGCTCTCGCATGACTCGCTGAGAGAGCAGGACTCGGATGAAGATGGATTATATCTCAATATCACTTCGGTCACTCAGGCTGATAAAGGAGAGTATGCCTGCAAAGCTCAGCATAATTCCAGGAAAGCCATCTCTGGATTCAGCAACAGAATTAACATCATGGTTTATG AAAACACACCAGAACCGACAGTGAGCAAGGACCCTGATTTTAACCCGATGTATGTTGGAGAAACGGTGAACTTCACCTGCAATGTTGCCGTGGCCTCTGGCTGGAGCTATTGGTGGTACAAAGATGGAAATGACCTCTCACCACCTACCACCAGCAAAACCATCAGCATTCCTCTTAGTCTTTCTGATGGGGGGGAATACTCGTGCCAGGCTACCAGGagtggaaaaacatcaacaaacgtCAGTGCTGAAATATCACAGGAAGTTCGTG AAATTCCTGTACCATCTTTGAAGAACCTGACCCAGTGGTTGGATGTGTTCCCCACTGAGAGTGTGAAGTTGAGCTGTAGGATGGCTGAAGGCACTGGCTGGAAACATACATGGTACAAAGACGGACAAAAGGTTCAGGCTGATAATACTGTGTCTTTTGACTCGGATGGAGCAACTCTTTCCATCAGCGCTGCTTCAGTTAAACATGCAGGAAAATATACCTGTATGGGACACCTCCAGGACAGGTCTGTCCGCAGCAGCCCAAGTTCTGAACTTACTCTCACAGTGTATG ATAAGAAACCCAgtgtcacactgacacaggaTCCAGAGTACAAGGTGATGTTCCCTGAGGAATCAGTCTCCTTCAGCTGTCACATCAATGTCTCCACTGGATGGGAGTACCTGTGGTATAAAGATGCCACTGAAATTGGTGTAtctgaaaaaatgtattcaatcaACTCTGTTAAGACATTAAATGGAGGATCATATAGATGCAAAGCAAAAAGAGGCAGGAATCAAGTCTTTGTCAGTGATTCTAGTCAGGAAATACACCTTAAAGTCCAAG CACAAAAGCCGAAGACCTTGATGACTCGAGATCCAGACGTTAACAAGGTGTATGCTGGAGAGTTAGTGTCCTTCAAATGTAAAGTTCCAGTCTCGTCTGGTTGGGAATATCAGTTGgtcaaaaatggaaaagaacTTTCTTACAACAGTGGCTTTACAATCCATAAAGCTAGTTCATCAGATAGTGGGACTTATGAGTGCAAGGCCAAAAGAGACAAATCAACGTACTATGCCGAGCATAGTGGTACATGGAACTTACAAATAGTTG aaATTCCTGTTCCATCTTTGAAGATGATGACCCCGTGGTTGGATGTGTTCCCTTCTGAAAGTGTGAAGTTGGGCTGTAGGATGGATGGCAGCTCTGACTGGACGTATATATGGAGCAAAGATGGACAGAAGCAGCCTTCTGATAATTCTTTGTCATTTGACTCGGATCAAAGAACTCTTTCCATCAGTTCTGCTTCTGCCTCACACCGTGGACAATACACCTGCTCAGCGAAGCTCAAGAGCCGGTCTGTCTTCAGCACCAACAGTTCTGGACTAACACTCAGGGTTTATg ATACCAAACCCAGAGTCACACTGATGCAGCATCCCGAGCACGATGTGATGCACACTGAAGATTCAGTCTCCTTCAGCTGTCACATTAATGTCTCTTCTGGATGGGAGTACCTGTGGTACAAAGATGGGACTCCACTCGCCGAATCCGAAAACAGTCATAACATCAGTTCTGTTGTGACGGCAAACACGGGATCATATTCATGCCAAGTTAAAAGAGGAACAAATGAAGTCTTCCAGTCAGACCAGAGTCAGGCTGTCAGGCTCAACGTCAATG agcGCCCACAGGCTCACATAATCCTGTTAACTGGTTGGTCAGAGGTCTTTGCAACTGACAGCTTGGTGCTCAAATGTGAGGTGCGGGAAAGCAAGGACATGTGGAACTACACATG gttcaaggagggaaaacaaatcGATCTGCTTCATCTGCCTGAGaagcacacagtcacacccCAGAATGACCCTAACCAGAGCCTGTACACCTGCTATGGCGTTCGCAATGGGAGACCATCTTATTCAAAACGCAGCGATTCTTTCAAGACCAAGAGCCTTC TTTTGAAGAGGAGACTGCTTCTTGCCATCTCTGGCTTACTCTTCTTTGGCCTCATTGCTGTCTTCCTTGGATGCATTGTCCTCAGAGTCTTCCGTAAACCAG ctgatgatgatgacaagCCAGAAGAGGAAAACCTTTTTCTCACGATGGCTCAGATGAAGGACCGTACTG aTGCACCTTGTCCGTTGGTTGAGTACATCACCGATGCATCACTGAATGAACCATGTAAAG AAGTGGATGAGAATGGCACAAGTTGCAGTGAAACAACACCACTACCCATAACCACACAGGAGGACAAAG CTGTGACGACTGAGagcacagaagaaaacaacGGAGGGTTAGTTTCCTTCAAACAATGA